In Pempheris klunzingeri isolate RE-2024b chromosome 5, fPemKlu1.hap1, whole genome shotgun sequence, the DNA window GTTGGAAGGCAGAAAGTGAAGTTTGCAGGGCTTGGGCCCAGACTCTCTTTGGTGGCAAACATACGCAGCGGCAGGCTGATGAAGAAGCTGAGTGCCCAGACCAGGACAAACATGAGGATGACCAGGTCCATGGTGGGAGGCTGGTACGGGTTGGTGATGATCATGGCGCGGGTCATGGATACGGCACACAGCGAGTATGTGCTGGCCGCCAGGCTGAAGGAGAGCATGAACTGGTAGACCTTGCAGACAGTGTCACCCAAAGGCCATGAGTGGGTTACCGCGGAGTGTAAGGTGAAGGGGATGAGGACGAGGGTGAGGAAGTCGGCCAGAGTCATACTGAATAGGAGGATGTCAAGGCGGTTCTTACGCAACGTGTTGTACTtggcaaacagagagaagacCAGCAGGTTGGCACAGAGCCCGATGCCCAGAATCACTCCACAGGTACAGGCAAAGATCAGCCCATAGGTGTTGGGAACATCCATATTATCACCGACTTAACATCACCTTTAAGatacaacaaaatattttattcatcattGAGGTTAAGATTTGGGCaaattgatatattttattatttctaaatatttagatgttgtaataataataatatcttaaTTATTTCAGTAATGTTTCTATAAGTCACTCCAGACTTTTGCTGaaactgatgtttttctctgtcataTCCAATAGCAAACTTAatatatttggcattttgaccattggtttgatttttaaaaaaaatagatatttatatatgtcAGATTGGGCTCAggaaaaaacataattacatttttttggtattttctgacattttgtactTACAACCATTTACAAGAGAAACTATCTATCACTCAGCAGTGAATTGATGTTGTAGTAGTTGTATTAATGTTATACCTTGACAAAATAACATCTGAAAGGCCTTTGTAGACCCATAGTGAtagaaaatatactgtatatatcacGTAACTTCACCAAAATATAGATGATGTAATGTTACCAAAACAAAAGGTACATTGTTTTTACATAGCAAAGATTGCTGTATATTTCAACCAGTGGTCTAATTACCTGGAATAGGGTTTTGTCTCATCAGAAATCATTGCTTTTCAAAATGGTGTCCATTTTTTTGAGGTACTCACCATCGTTCCTCAAAGCAgtattttcagtttcatgtttGTGGGTGAAACATCCTCATAATGTAAACTGGAGAAGTCTCTTTTACTGTTGTCCATCCTGTTAAAgtgagctgatgaagaggaggtgacAGCCTCTCAGGACTCATTACAAAGTGTGATTGCTGGATGTGGTGGGAAGTAAGGCAAACACCAGTTGGGTCAAATTGATTCTGCGTGACTTGGTTTAAAGAGAAACGGCCTCAGACCAGCTGCTGAGACAACAGGGATGTACTTTACATGcctgttttgttgttattgtcagAGGGTGTACGTGTGTCTTTTGTTACTTTCATTTACAACTGCTGCACTTGATATTGTGAACCTTAGCTGGACTTTGTGGTcgaatgtgtgtgtctacagtatATCAATCTTTAGGGCACTCTTTTTAAGAGACTGTGTCGCTGCTTTTTAAATCTTGCACTTACCTTTCCTGACTTGTAAAAGTCATTTTAGGCATTATGTTCATACTGtatgaatttaaaaaactgCACTCTCCAAAGAATAAAAAAGCAGCCCATTGATTAGGTTCGCTGTTCCTCCCTTTCTCTGGAGATATTAATGTCTTTCTCCActgtttgattgatttgttcGGTGTGAACTGCAGGCTCCTGACGACGGCTTTATCAGGCTTTCCACAGCATTTATGACTCTGTGTCAGCTAATGGCCTATGGTGTACACTGCTGCTCTTAGCACAGGATATAGCTGATGCTGATGCATTTGCTAACCCCTCCATTACCAGTGTCTGTGCCGTCGTCCTGCCAGCAGCTGTTAAAAATGCCACATCTTCTCAAGTGGGACATTAACCGCTTCAATGTGTTCTATCCGTGCTGAAGagtcaacaaaaacattaatgttttttttcaagctCATCACTTTTATGGTAAAtttcaaaaaacagttttcacacAAATCttttttggtgtttgtttgcAAGATTAAAGGTCATAATATGCAagtcaacaaaaactgaaaggAATTCAATAATTTGTTCAAAGACACTTCAACAGAACAGATACTTTCTGCTGATTGGTCATTAGATCACCCTGTTACTCTTCTCTTACTTTTTTCTATGATTAGCCACTGTTTCTTCATGAAGAGGCAGGtagtgtgtatacacacacctACTCCTCATCAATTTAAGATTTTAAGGATAAAATGGATAACTGACAATGCTGCAGATTAATCTGCTGTGCAATCACTGTGTTAGTATATCATTTTATGCATTATAAAGTTGAAATCACTAGTCGACTGGAGGTCAATtgtcaactattttgataagaTGTTAAAAGtttgataatgtttttaaatgccaTTTAGGTCCTGGTgaagattttccttttttctttgtcttatatgATCCTGTACTGAATATCGCTCATTTTAACAGGTCAcctttttcactattttctgattttatagacaaaatgaattaaaagaatCTGTATTGAAAATAACAGTTGTAGCCCAAGTTTACTAAATATAAATGTCAAGTAAAATCAGCAGCTGACAATGTTTCAGAATAATCTTATTTGCATCATTTATATTAATACATCACTTTAGGCAAACTACtcaaacaaataacaaaactaACATTCAGTGTGTTACAAAACACTTATTTTTTGGCAGAAGGAGGGCTGAGGTGTTCAGCTCCACCTGATACAAACAACCTTTAAAATACTCATACATGGATTACATCTagctaattattttcattatcagttaattcattgattaatttctcaattaattatttaatccATACAATGccagaaaaaataattttacaaagcccaaagtgatgtctttgaatgtcttgttttgtccgacaAAATCCATATATATTCAATTTAACGTCACAAAAGAGaattaaaagcagcaaatcctgaAAAGAGATAATTTGGCatatttgcatgaaaaaaattacttaaaatatGGATCGTCAAAATGGCTGCTGATTGATTTTTGTCAGTAATTGATTACTTGACAAATAATTTTAGGCCTATCTGTCATAAATGATAAGTTGCACATTTAAGCCACATATATCTGGTGAACAAAGACACcattaatcaaaaatatttcTAACGGCTACATTTTTAATGTCTGATTAAATGgaaacatgtacagtatgcCCTCAGTGCAAGTGAAGAACATTAAAAGAGTCTGACAGCGCCTGACTATAAAAATAATCTATAATGTAAAATGGTGAAAGTGGGTTTGATGAAGCATCCAATAAGTTACAAGTCCATGAGGGATCTAAGGTGGGAAAGGAAAGCAGGACCATCAAAAAGaaacatcaaattaaaactCAACCACAAAAGAACATGTACAGGATATAGCTAAAGTGCATTATGGAATTTAGTCAGCAGCACCGTGATACattcacaaaataaatacacactttcaaagtgaaataaattatgGCAGAACAGTTCGAACAGATGTATTCAGTGAACAGTTTGTATGGAAGTCCACGATAGTCAACATATGTAGAGCCAAACAAAAGTAGACCACTCAGCCTCCCAGTTTTGTGAAGTTACATTATATTCAGGCAATAAATAGTTCCTCGTATGATCTAACTGTGCACACAGCTGGTTAGAGATGACAATCAGGGTTACAGAGGCCTACAGATTTTCCAAATAAATATGGACCTAAGAAGATGTTATAGTGATAGTTCATGAAACTTCAGGAAGTATGAGattgaaaatacaaacatagCAAAATATTATCATACAAGCACAACCCCGGAGCTGTAATATGAAGTGACGCAGTCAACCGAGTGTCGAGTCTCTCAGATCCCAGTCTAGTCGAACCTGTGTCAGTGTCTCAGTGCAGTACCACATAAAGGCTATCGGGAGTCTCTTAGCCGGGTTACTGCATCCCTCACGGCTCCTTTGTCGTGACGGACCGTGCCCGCCTTCGCTTCTTATCGCTCTCTCTACGTCGGCCTAAcctcaccttttttttcctcttggtGGCCACTTTTAGTGGCTGGTCCTTATAAGCTAGAGCCTTGTTGGTCTCCTGGGGCAGGTTAGGCCCCTCTCTGTCCAGCCTGAACCTGTCAGGGAGGTTCTTGGTGGCCCCTGGGGGTTTCTCATGCAGGGCATTCCCACTGAAGGTTTGGCTCTGGGCTCTGCTCTGCACAGGTGGCGTTCGCTCATCGGCCGTGTgcacctcctccagcagctcatgCAGCCACATGCGACGCTTGAACTCCTGCAAGGAGCGGCCCTTGTCGTGCATCAGCTGGGCGTGGCTCACCGACCTCCTCCTTTAAACGAATGAAAGTGACGAGATTGAGTCAGATCAACAAGGAAGGTTACATAAAAGCTAATTGCATCCTAAAATTTTGTTGTGTATGAGAAAGGAGCAGCGCCAAGTTCACTTTTCTGCAAGTCTGTCAGAAATCCATTTTCTCTCAGTGAGAAATTTAAACCAGATGTCTTCATTTGTGAGTTAGCACCATAAAAAATCTCCCagtcttcttttttgtttgaccttttttgCAATTTCATGGTAAAccacagtgtttatgtgtggggCAGCCTTAGAAGTGGTAGCAGCTGAAATTTAGGGTCAGGCACCAGGAAACCTCAGTACAGTAGGTGGCAGCATAAACAAGTCTCTGAACACTGTCATTAATCTGAGCTCAAGATCCCAGAAAGCTGGAGCTGAAACGGAGAAAACCTCCTGTAGCTTAATTTAATCTGTTTAGGTAAACCACGGTTGTGTTTTCTAAATCCCAAACAACAGGAATCTTTCAAAGATATTACCTTACCATGTTTAATTATTATAAAGTCCTTCATTTCGTTTGAATAATTTGAATTACT includes these proteins:
- the LOC139202056 gene encoding galanin receptor 2a, coding for MDVPNTYGLIFACTCGVILGIGLCANLLVFSLFAKYNTLRKNRLDILLFSMTLADFLTLVLIPFTLHSAVTHSWPLGDTVCKVYQFMLSFSLAASTYSLCAVSMTRAMIITNPYQPPTMDLVILMFVLVWALSFFISLPLRMFATKESLGPSPANFTFCLPTIHDHHYQVVLSQFVLYYFVPMLIIAFNYVRLALFLHKSPVMSVSSARNTRRASVMVFLAAATFSVCWLPGYVLELCVYLGLYRHGQAWEMFYFICTVLQYLHPCINPVLYVLLSKRYRHRRAAWLFSCNKNRVQPQVISITTDSF
- the pthlhb gene encoding parathyroid hormone-like hormone b yields the protein MCSLVMLHQWSLAVFLLCSPMTLDGKPVDALSSRTRRSVSHAQLMHDKGRSLQEFKRRMWLHELLEEVHTADERTPPVQSRAQSQTFSGNALHEKPPGATKNLPDRFRLDREGPNLPQETNKALAYKDQPLKVATKRKKKVRLGRRRESDKKRRRARSVTTKEP